Proteins from a genomic interval of Mesotoga infera:
- a CDS encoding DUF401 family protein gives LVEIAEVPQSMGSELMSWSIPPLTLVILLPFLMGFMTGVTQAGVGLSLPLILSMGNGYGTLSTTILAYTFAVVGVLLSPVHLCLVLTSEYFNVEYPRIIKRISVVTLLSIAASVVLFLLLKST, from the coding sequence CTGGTCGAGATCGCCGAGGTTCCCCAGTCTATGGGCTCTGAGCTTATGTCATGGTCAATACCGCCTCTTACTCTAGTAATTCTTCTGCCCTTTCTTATGGGATTCATGACCGGTGTGACTCAAGCAGGAGTGGGGCTGAGTCTTCCTCTGATTCTAAGTATGGGTAACGGTTACGGGACACTTTCCACGACGATTCTCGCTTACACATTTGCTGTTGTTGGAGTGCTTCTTTCGCCGGTTCACTTGTGTCTCGTTTTGACTAGCGAATACTTCAATGTCGAGTATCCTAGGATCATCAAGAGAATATCGGTAGTCACTCTGCTCTCGATTGCGGCTAGTGTTGTTCTCTTTTTACTCCTTAAGTCAACTTGA